The following are from one region of the bacterium genome:
- a CDS encoding SUMF1/EgtB/PvdO family nonheme iron enzyme yields the protein MKRPGFFFCLGQKMLDLNSLKSIEYTYNNNGGIKVKNIIVLLIVVAAIFIGCSKNPASTATTGTISGTVSKLADSTAIAGATIVTTPATSTATSDSNGQYAITGVAAGAYAVTASKSGYNNNTINVTVSAGNVTFGNITLADTVPGNNPPNAPSNLFPANTATGISITPTLKWLCTDSNYGDTLKYDIYFGTTNPPITLISIEQIADSFAQSGLAYSSIYYWKIIAKDNHGATTIGPVWNFTTVAEPIVWITIPAGNFNMGSLNTDPDALTDEKPQHTVYLDAYQISKYEITNSQYKAFMDAGGYTNSNYWTTDGWTWRTNNSIIEPAYWTSGSYNSGSAFPNHPVGGISWYEAYAFCQWAIGHLPTEAQWEKAARETDARYYPWGSTWDASKCNSYYNTSPDTFTYSSPVGFFSTGTSPYGVYDMAGNIWEWCNDWYSSTYYSTSPSSNPTGPITGSSRVIRGDGYNLSAGKYRIAYRGNDGPDYRNNYYGFRVAKQ from the coding sequence TTGAAAAGGCCGGGCTTTTTCTTTTGTTTGGGGCAAAAAATGCTTGACTTAAACTCTCTAAAAAGCATAGAATATACATACAATAATAACGGAGGTATAAAGGTGAAAAACATTATTGTCTTGCTTATTGTAGTTGCCGCAATATTTATTGGGTGCAGCAAAAATCCAGCCAGCACTGCCACAACCGGCACGATAAGCGGTACTGTCAGCAAATTAGCTGATAGCACGGCCATTGCCGGCGCGACAATCGTAACAACGCCCGCTACCAGCACTGCAACCAGCGATAGCAATGGGCAGTACGCAATAACAGGCGTAGCAGCGGGCGCGTATGCTGTAACGGCCAGCAAAAGCGGGTACAACAATAATACGATAAACGTAACAGTGTCAGCAGGGAATGTGACTTTTGGCAATATAACATTGGCTGACACTGTGCCCGGCAATAACCCGCCCAATGCTCCAAGTAATCTATTCCCGGCCAACACTGCAACAGGGATTTCCATTACGCCTACCTTGAAGTGGCTTTGCACCGATTCCAATTATGGGGATACTTTAAAATACGATATATATTTTGGTACAACTAACCCGCCCATAACTTTAATTTCCATTGAACAAATTGCAGATAGTTTTGCACAGAGTGGTTTGGCATATAGCTCCATATATTACTGGAAAATAATCGCAAAGGACAACCACGGGGCTACAACTATTGGCCCAGTATGGAATTTTACAACCGTTGCTGAACCAATAGTATGGATTACAATCCCTGCCGGTAACTTTAATATGGGTAGTTTGAACACAGACCCGGATGCCCTCACCGATGAAAAACCCCAGCATACGGTTTACCTTGACGCTTATCAGATAAGCAAATACGAAATAACTAACAGCCAATATAAGGCTTTTATGGATGCTGGTGGTTATACCAATAGCAACTACTGGACCACCGACGGTTGGACATGGAGAACAAATAACAGCATTATTGAACCCGCATATTGGACATCTGGGTCATATAACAGCGGATCGGCATTTCCCAATCATCCAGTAGGAGGAATAAGTTGGTATGAGGCCTATGCCTTCTGTCAGTGGGCTATTGGCCATCTCCCTACCGAGGCCCAATGGGAAAAAGCGGCCCGTGAAACCGATGCTCGCTATTATCCCTGGGGTTCTACCTGGGACGCCTCCAAATGCAATAGTTATTATAATACTTCTCCCGACACATTTACCTATAGTTCGCCGGTGGGCTTCTTTTCAACCGGCACAAGTCCCTATGGGGTTTATGATATGGCCGGCAACATTTGGGAATGGTGCAATGACTGGTATAGCAGCACATACTATAGCACAAGTCCCAGCAGCAACCCCACTGGGCCAATCACCGGTTCTTCTCGTGTGATCCGTGGTGACGGGTACAACCTCAGTGCCGGCAAATACCGCATTGCCTATAGGGGCA
- the rocD gene encoding ornithine--oxo-acid transaminase yields the protein MSKSKDMIRMTEKYGAHNYHPLPVVISKAQGIWVWDVEGKKYLDMLSAYSAVNQGHRHPAIIKAMTKQAGRLTLTSRAFHNDQLGPFLRKLCQFSQMEAALPMNTGAEAVETAIKLARKWGYEKKKITRNQAEIIVCAENFHGRTTTIVGFSTDPDAYEGFGPATPGFKIVPYNSPEEMEKAITLNTVAFMVEPIQGEAGVIVPDKGYLTKCKEICRRHNILFILDEVQTGFCRTGKPFCWQHENAKPDVMIVGKALGGGIYPVSAVLTRWNVMDVIKPGQHGSTFGGNPLACAIGTAALDVLKKQALDKKAREMGDYFRKQIKALKTNKIKEVRGLGLLTGVELKVEAGKARPYCERMMKLGMLAKDTHSQTIRFAPPLVITKKEVDWAVKLIAKALELDVPVAKNPAH from the coding sequence ATGTCCAAAAGCAAGGATATGATCCGGATGACCGAGAAATACGGAGCCCACAATTACCATCCGCTGCCGGTGGTGATCAGCAAGGCCCAGGGGATCTGGGTCTGGGACGTGGAAGGAAAGAAATATTTAGACATGCTTTCCGCCTATTCGGCGGTTAACCAGGGCCACCGGCACCCGGCCATCATCAAGGCCATGACCAAGCAGGCCGGCCGCCTGACCCTTACCAGCCGGGCCTTTCACAACGACCAGCTGGGGCCGTTCCTGAGGAAGCTCTGCCAGTTCTCCCAGATGGAAGCTGCCCTGCCCATGAACACCGGGGCCGAGGCGGTGGAGACCGCCATCAAGCTGGCCCGCAAGTGGGGCTACGAAAAGAAGAAGATCACCCGGAACCAGGCCGAGATCATAGTCTGCGCCGAGAACTTCCACGGGCGGACCACCACCATCGTGGGCTTCTCCACCGACCCCGACGCCTACGAGGGATTCGGGCCGGCCACCCCGGGCTTTAAGATAGTCCCCTACAACAGCCCCGAGGAGATGGAGAAGGCCATCACCCTTAACACCGTGGCCTTCATGGTGGAGCCGATCCAGGGCGAGGCCGGCGTCATCGTCCCCGACAAAGGCTACCTGACCAAGTGCAAGGAGATCTGCCGGCGCCACAACATCCTCTTCATCCTGGACGAGGTCCAGACCGGGTTCTGCCGCACGGGCAAACCCTTCTGCTGGCAGCACGAGAACGCCAAGCCGGATGTGATGATAGTGGGCAAGGCCCTGGGCGGAGGGATCTACCCGGTCTCGGCGGTGCTGACCCGCTGGAACGTGATGGACGTGATCAAGCCCGGACAGCACGGCAGCACCTTCGGCGGCAACCCGCTGGCCTGCGCCATCGGCACTGCGGCCCTGGACGTTCTGAAGAAACAGGCCCTGGACAAGAAGGCCCGGGAGATGGGAGATTATTTCCGCAAGCAGATCAAGGCTCTAAAGACCAACAAGATCAAAGAGGTCCGCGGCCTGGGCCTGCTGACCGGGGTGGAGCTGAAGGTCGAGGCCGGCAAGGCCCGTCCCTACTGCGAACGGATGATGAAGCTGGGGATGCTGGCCAAGGACACCCACTCCCAGACCATCCGCTTTGCCCCGCCGTTGGTGATCACCAAGAAGGAAGTGGACTGGGCGGTCAAGCTGATAGCCAAGGCGCTGGAGCTGGACGTGCCGGTGGCCAAGAACCCGGCGCACTAA
- a CDS encoding acetyl ornithine aminotransferase family protein: MSSIKRPIFKTALPGPKAKAIVKRDQCSLSPSYTRDYPAVIDRGQGVWLTDVDGNVMLDFCAGIAVNSTGHSHPKVVEAIQRQAEKFIHYSGTDFYYEPEVALAERLNSISPTGKDNRVFFCNSGAEAVEGALKLARYHTGRPQFISFIGAFHGRTMGAVSCTGSKPTQKKGFFPTMPGVTHVPYPNCYHCVFNKTYPGCSLECVKYIEDTVLKTFLPPEEVAGLIIEPIQGEGGYVVPPVAAMQAIRKLCDKHGILLIADEIQSGMGRTGKWFAVEHCKVRPDIITVAKGIASGMPMGAIIASAAVMNWKPGSHGNTFSGNPVCCAAGIATFDLIQGGLMKNATTVGAYMMAEFKKMQKKYDIIGDVRGQGLMIGVEMVESKKTKVKSHDKMEAVIQEAFKRGLLMLGCGTNTLRICPPLIITKEEAKVGMEIMEQCIKKVAGK; encoded by the coding sequence ATGTCTTCCATCAAAAGGCCGATCTTTAAAACCGCCCTGCCGGGACCCAAGGCCAAGGCCATAGTCAAGCGCGACCAGTGCTCGCTTTCGCCCTCCTACACCCGCGACTATCCGGCGGTGATCGACCGGGGCCAGGGGGTCTGGCTGACCGACGTGGACGGCAACGTGATGCTGGACTTCTGCGCCGGGATCGCGGTCAACTCCACCGGTCACAGCCATCCCAAGGTGGTGGAAGCCATTCAGCGCCAGGCCGAGAAGTTCATCCACTATTCCGGCACCGATTTTTACTACGAGCCCGAAGTGGCCCTGGCCGAGCGGCTCAATTCCATCTCGCCCACCGGCAAGGACAACCGGGTGTTCTTCTGCAACTCCGGCGCCGAGGCGGTGGAGGGCGCGCTGAAACTGGCCCGCTACCACACCGGCCGGCCCCAGTTCATCTCCTTCATCGGGGCCTTCCACGGGCGGACCATGGGGGCGGTCTCCTGCACCGGATCCAAACCCACCCAGAAGAAGGGGTTCTTTCCCACCATGCCCGGGGTCACCCACGTCCCCTATCCCAACTGCTATCACTGCGTATTCAACAAGACCTATCCCGGCTGCAGCCTGGAATGCGTCAAGTACATAGAGGACACCGTCCTTAAGACCTTCCTGCCCCCGGAGGAAGTGGCCGGGCTGATCATCGAGCCCATCCAGGGCGAGGGCGGATACGTGGTGCCGCCGGTGGCGGCCATGCAGGCCATCCGCAAGCTGTGCGACAAGCACGGGATCCTGCTGATAGCCGACGAGATCCAGTCGGGCATGGGCCGGACCGGAAAATGGTTCGCCGTCGAGCACTGCAAGGTGAGGCCGGACATCATCACCGTGGCCAAGGGCATAGCCAGCGGCATGCCGATGGGGGCCATCATCGCCTCGGCCGCAGTGATGAACTGGAAACCGGGCAGCCACGGCAACACCTTCAGCGGGAACCCGGTCTGCTGCGCCGCCGGCATCGCCACCTTTGACCTGATCCAGGGCGGCCTGATGAAGAACGCCACCACCGTCGGCGCCTACATGATGGCCGAGTTCAAGAAGATGCAGAAGAAATACGACATCATCGGCGACGTGCGGGGCCAGGGCCTGATGATAGGGGTGGAGATGGTGGAAAGCAAGAAGACCAAGGTCAAGTCCCACGACAAGATGGAGGCCGTCATCCAGGAGGCCTTCAAGCGCGGACTGCTGATGCTGGGCTGCGGCACCAACACCCTCAGGATCTGCCCGCCGCTGATCATTACCAAAGAAGAGGCCAAGGTGGGGATGGAGATCATGGAACAGTGCATCAAGAAAGTGGCCGGGAAGTAA